A window of the Brassica oleracea var. oleracea cultivar TO1000 chromosome C1, BOL, whole genome shotgun sequence genome harbors these coding sequences:
- the LOC106326181 gene encoding indole-3-acetic acid-amido synthetase GH3.2 gives MAVDSPLQSRTTSEKDAKALSFIEEMTRNSDSVQEKVLGEILSRNSGTEYLKRFGLNGSTDRKTFKTKVPVVTYEDLKPEIQRISNGDRSPILSSHPITEFLTSSGTSAGERKLMPTIDEDLDRRQLLYSLLMPVMNLYVPGLDKGKGLYFLFVKSESKTPGGLPARPVLTSYYKSDHFKRRPYDPYNVYTSPNEAILCSDSSQSMYAQMLCGLVMRHDVLRLGAVFASGLLRAISFLQNNWKELARDISTGTLSSRISDHAIKTRMSKILTKPDQELAEFLVEVCSQDNWEGIVTKIWPNTKYLDVIVTGAMAQYIPTLEYYSGGLPMACTMYASSESYFGINLKPMCKPSEVSYTIMPNMAYFEFLPHDGGAGDETELVELADVEVGKEYELVITTYAGLCRYKVGDVLRVTGYHNSAPQFKFIRRKNVLLSIESDKTDEAELQKAVENASKLFAAQGTRVIEYTSYADTRTIPGHYVIYWELTNAVPGDDVMAKCCLEMEESLNSVYRQSRVADKSIGPLEIRVVQSGTFEELMDYAISRGASINQYKVPRCVSFTPIMELLDSRVVSAHFSPSLPHWSPERRR, from the exons ATGGCTGTTGATTCACCTCTTCAATCTCGGACGACCTCTGAGAAAGACGCGAAGGCTCTCAGTTTCATTGAGGAGATGACACGGAACTCTGACTCGGTTCAGGAGAAGGTTCTTGGAGAGATACTCAGCCGTAACTCGGGTACCGAATATCTGAAACGTTTCGGCCTTAATGGCTCCACTGATCGGAAAACATTCAAGACCAAAGTTCCCGTGGTGACTTACGAGGATTTAAAGCCCGAGATTCAACGTATATCCAACGGTGACCGTTCTCCGATCTTGTCTTCTCACCCCATCACCGAGTTTCTCACAAG CTCTGGGACATCTGCTGGTGAAAGAAAATTAATGCCGACAATTGACGAAGACTTAGACCGACGTCAGCTTTTGTACAGTCTTCTCATGCCCGTGATGAATCT CTACGTGCCGGGATTAGACAAAGGCAAAGGCTTATACTTCCTGTTTGTGAAGTCGGAGTCCAAGACGCCGGGTGGGTTACCGGCTCGTCCGGTTCTCACCAGCTACTACAAAAGCGACCACTTCAAGAGACGACCATACGATCCCTACAACGTCTACACCAGCCCCAACGAAGCCATCCTCTGCTCTGACTCCTCCCAAAGCATGTACGCTCAAATGCTATGCGGTCTGGTCATGCGCCACGACGTCCTCCGTCTCGGAGCAGTCTTTGCCTCCGGTCTCCTCCGCGCCATAAGCTTCCTCCAGAACAACTGGAAGGAGCTGGCTCGTGACATCTCAACCGGAACCTTAAGTTCAAGAATCTCCGACCATGCGATTAAAACCCGCATGTCGAAGATTTTGACCAAACCGGATCAAGAACTCGCTGAGTTCTTGGTAGAGGTTTGCTCGCAGGATAACTGGGAAGGGATCGTCACTAAGATATGGCCCAACACGAAGTACCTCGACGTGATCGTTACCGGAGCAATGGCTCAGTATATCCCCACGTTGGAGTACTATAGCGGCGGGTTACCAATGGCTTGCACGATGTATGCTTCCTCAGAAAGTTACTTCGGGATTAACCTAAAACCGATGTGTAAGCCCTCGGAGGTTTCTTACACGATCATGCCCAACATGGCCTACTTCGAGTTTCTCCCCCACGACGGAGGAGCGGGAGATGAGACCGAGCTCGTGGAGCTAGCCGATGTCGAAGTAGGGAAAGAGTACGAGCTCGTGATCACGACCTACGCGGGGCTATGCCGTTACAAAGTCGGCGACGTGCTCCGCGTCACGGGGTACCACAACTCGGCTCCGCAGTTCAAGTTCATAAGGAGGAAGAACGTTTTGCTGAGCATCGAGTCCGATAAAACCGACGAGGCCGAGCTGCAGAAGGCCGTGGAGAATGCGTCTAAGTTGTTTGCGGCGCAAGGAACGCGTGTGATCGAGTATACTAGCTACGCGGATACGAGGACCATACCGGGGCACTACGTGATCTACTGGGAGCTAACCAACGCGGTTCCTGGTGATGACGTCATGGCTAAGTGCTGTTTGGAGATGGAGGAGTCTCTCAACTCGGTTTATAGGCAGAGCCGTGTCGCGGATAAGTCGATTGGTCCGTTGGAGATACGTGTGGTGCAGAGCGGTACGTTTGAGGAGCTCATGGACTATGCAATCTCGAGAGGTGCTTCGATTAATCAGTATAAGGTCCCGAGGTGCGTGAGCTTCACGCCGATCATGGAGCTGCTTGACTCTAGGGTTGTGTCTGCTCATTTCAGCCCTTCGTTGCCGCATTGGTCGCCAGAACGACGTCGTTAG
- the LOC106328210 gene encoding cytochrome P450 81F1 produces the protein MMFYYVIVLPLALFLLAYKFIFTSKKQRFNLPPSPPYSLPILGHHRLLKPPVHRLFQRLSKTHGPIFSLRFGSRRTVVISSSSLATECFTGQNDVLLSNRPCFLTAKYVAYNYTTVGTSPYGDHWRNLRRICSLEILSSNRLTNFLHIRKDEIHRMLTRLSREVVNKEIELEPLLSDLTFNNIVRMVTGKRYYGDEVHNEEEANLFKKLVADVNDCSGARHPGDYLPFLKIFGGSFEKKVKAVGEAMDEILQRLLDECRRDRDGNTMVNHLLSLQQQEPEYYTDVTIKGLMLGMMIAGTDTSAVTLEWAMACLLNHPKSMEKAKHEIDEKIGQDRLIDEPDLANLPYLQNIVSETFRLYPAAPLLVPRSPMEDIKVGGYDVPRGTMVMVNAWAIHRDPSLWSEPEKFKPERFNDGGEDVHKLMPFGNGRRSCPGAGLGQRIVTLALGSLIQCFDWEKVNGEKIDMTETPGMAMRKKEPLRALCRSRPIMNKLQAHLECA, from the exons ATGATGTTTTACTATGTGATTGTTCTCCCATTAGCTCTCTTTCTCTTAGCTTACAAATTCATATTCACCTCCAAAAAGCAGCGTTTCAACCTCCCGCCTTCTCCGCCTTACTCTCTCCCCATCCTCGGCCACCACCGCCTCCTCAAACCCCCGGTCCACCGTCTCTTCCAACGCCTCTCGAAAACCCACGGCCCAATATTCTCCCTGAGGTTCGGCTCGCGCCGCACCGTCGTGATCTCCTCCTCCTCACTCGCAACAGAATGTTTCACGGGCCAAAACGACGTCCTTCTATCAAACCGCCCTTGTTTCCTAACCGCAAAGTACGTCGCATACAACTACACAACCGTCGGAACCTCTCCTTACGGCGACCACTGGCGCAACCTCCGCCGCATCTGCTCCCTCGAAATCCTCTCCTCGAACCGTCTCACCAACTTCCTCCACATCCGTAAAGACGAGATCCACCGCATGCTCACGCGCCTCTCACGTGAGGTGGTCAACAAAGAGATCGAGCTGGAGCCGCTCTTGTCCGACCTAACGTTCAACAACATCGTGAGGATGGTCACGGGGAAGAGATATTATGGAGATGAAGTCCATAACGAGGAAGAAGCGAATCTTTTCAAGAAACTCGTCGCTGACGTTAACGATTGTAGCGGCGCGAGGCATCCCGGAGATTACTTGCCTTTCCTCAAGATATTCGGAGGGAGTTTCGAGAAGAAAGTGAAAGCTGTTGGAGAAGCCATGGATGAGATCTTGCAGCGTTTGCTCGATGAGTGTAGAAGAGACAGAGACGGTAACACTATGGTTAACCATTTGCTCTCGCTGCAGCAACAAGAGCCAGAGTATTACACTGACGTCACTATCAAAGGCCTTATGCTG GGCATGATGATCGCCGGAACAGACACCTCCGCTGTGACACTAGAGTGGGCGATGGCGTGTTTATTAAATCATCCAAAGTCAATGGAAAAAGCAAAACATGAGATCGACGAAAAAATCGGACAAGATCGTTTAATCGACGAACCAGACCTTGCGAACTTGCCTTACCTTCAAAACATAGTGTCGGAAACATTCCGGCTATACCCTGCCGCGCCGCTCTTGGTGCCGAGATCACCGATGGAAGATATCAAAGTCGGAGGATACGACGTGCCACGTGGCACAATGGTAATGGTGAACGCATGGGCTATACACAGAGATCCAAGTCTCTGGAGCGAACCGGAGAAGTTTAAACCAGAAAGGTTTAACGATGGAGGAGAAGACGTTCATAAACTGATGCCGTTTGGTAATGGAAGGAGATCGTGTCCTGGAGCAGGACTAGGGCAAAGGATCGTGACGTTGGCGTTAGGATCGTTGATTCAGTGCTTTGACTGGGAAAAAGTCAACGGCGAAAAGATCGATATGACGGAGACTCCAGGGATGGCGATGCGTAAGAAAGAGCCTTTACGTGCCTTGTGTCGTTCTCGGCCCATTATGAATAAACTTCAGGCCCATTTAGAATGTGCATGA